The DNA segment GATGATGCCTGAGCTGGATCTCGACCTATTTCTTTCAATATCAATGGTATTGATGCTCCCGACAATGAGCCTACTAACATATCTATAATGAGTGCGACTGCCATACAAGTCGCAAGAGCATAATCATGAGTCATAAAGGCGATACAGATAAAAACAAGTACGGAAATCACCATACTGTTCAGGATTCCGATTTTAATTTCACGAAAAACTGCGTACCAAGCTTTCTTCCTATCAAATTTCTCCATGGCCAATTGCCTGATCATAACAGCCAACGCTTGTTGTCCCGTATTGCCAGCCTGGTTGGATACAATCTGCATTAAAGCTGCTAAAATAGCCATTGTAGCTATCTCTTGATCGAATAAATGGACGACATAGGCTGCAATAGCGGAGTTTACGACATTAAGGATTAGCCAAGGAATACGTTTTTTTACGGAAAACGCGACCGGAGAGTCTGTTGTTTCATCTGCTCCGGCACCAACCATGGTTTGCATGTCTTCACTTGCTTCTTCATGAATGATATCAATGACATCATCTACTGTAACGACACCGAGCAATCGGTTGCCAAAATCAACGACAGGTAATGCAAGTAAATTGTAATGAGCAATTAAGTGAGCAACATTCTCTTTATCAACGTTGTACCCGACAGTGATTAGATTTTGTGTTTTTACCAATTCCTTGAGCGGGCCACCTCGTTTAGCAAGCAATAAATCTCGTAACGAAACAACACCCACCAAGCGGTCTTTGGAGTCCGTAAGGTAGGCATAATAAGGAATTTCTTTGTCTTCTACTTCCTCTCGAAGTTTGGATATGGCTTGATCAGCATCTAAATTTTGATCCAGAATAACAACTTCGGTGTTCATGACACCTCCAGCCGTATCCGGATCAAAAGTCAAAAGAGTC comes from the Pseudodesulfovibrio piezophilus C1TLV30 genome and includes:
- the mgtE gene encoding magnesium transporter yields the protein MCAKDIIDLVEEKDFEGLTAAELEAQHPADAAETIEGLDISDQVKFVKQLPIKDAAESIAEMDDNDQKALIQHLNRGLAARIVERMAPDDATDLLVGLDDDLRQALLKRVPEEERAELKTLLTFDPDTAGGVMNTEVVILDQNLDADQAISKLREEVEDKEIPYYAYLTDSKDRLVGVVSLRDLLLAKRGGPLKELVKTQNLITVGYNVDKENVAHLIAHYNLLALPVVDFGNRLLGVVTVDDVIDIIHEEASEDMQTMVGAGADETTDSPVAFSVKKRIPWLILNVVNSAIAAYVVHLFDQEIATMAILAALMQIVSNQAGNTGQQALAVMIRQLAMEKFDRKKAWYAVFREIKIGILNSMVISVLVFICIAFMTHDYALATCMAVALIIDMLVGSLSGASIPLILKEIGRDPAQASSIFLTTITDSIGFWSFLGLAGIFVI